The following proteins are encoded in a genomic region of Apis mellifera strain DH4 linkage group LG14, Amel_HAv3.1, whole genome shotgun sequence:
- the LOC408501 gene encoding serine/threonine-protein kinase/endoribonuclease IRE1 isoform X1 codes for MRFKLVLIFLTIKLFNIHICDQTERSWQPDYFKSSERQYKQKRDTELISEQDDPLLIFSTLDGSLIGIKQRSGNILWRQNDAFVTEPIVKVPVELGRTSMPMFLPDPKDGSLYVFGTETEALKKLPFTIPQLVANSPCRSSDGILYTGRKIDTWFGIDPRTGQREQLLGFDKVKNTCPVEMQNAVFMGRTEYSIIMVDSKQKNRKWNVTFYDYSATKMEPEGIENYDLVHFATSSTGRIVTVDRKLGIILWELDVQSPVIAVYIVREDGLLTVPFTSVADETLNLILKRFANKPSDIQLFPTLYIGQHRHGLYALPSLVDLTTATISNNIGQLLLEGPLSVPQLGKNDNGNVPLSDTYNNEYQAVITLGHYEIPAEYKLQESQPLQITGRSDPVIETLPLRYSNSTKQSLFSLQDDEKSNNDTNNESWREFMQNVYTMGKNWFSQQENKGLKLTLIVLLGCILVMFWYLNAQFKEFQQLSQGSRENNSTSDYYGTRSNALVVPEDMGEGVVKVGKITFDTGQVLGKGCEGTFVYRGNFDGRSVAVKRLLPDCFTFADREVALLRESDAHANVVRYFCTEQDRMFRYIALELAEATLQDYVAGKYDKKKISAKSILRQATSGLAHLHLLDIVHRDIKPHNVLLSTPGPRGEVRAMISDFGLCKKLQLGRVSFSRRSGVTGTDGWIAPEMLNGNRTTCAVDIFSLGCVFYYVLSNGKHPFGDPLRRQANILCGENDLTALHDEISQNDKELALILIKAMIANNPSERPPVMAVHDHPIFWEPAKILGFFQDVSDRVEKEETSSPALLALEFECNRVVQGDWRLLIDVEVATDLRKYRSYRGESVRDLLRALRNKKHHYRELSQQAQESLGYIPDKFTEYWLSRFPSLLSHVWCAMQTFRNEPTLRDYYHADYTFAIISEGESLQIKSTHPSNYISCKVQDNIDWSPNRTRYRSQRKKYEKKKLDIPIAWTLPSN; via the exons atgcGATTCAagcttgtattaatttttctgacgattaaattgtttaatattcacATTTGTGATCAAACTGAAAGATCATGGCAAccagattattttaaatcttctgaGAGACAG TATAAACAAAAAAGGGATACGGAATTAATATCGGAACAAGATGATCCActcttaatattttctacattaGATGGTTCTTTGATCGGTATAAAACAACGTTCTGGAAATATACTTTGGCGACAAAATGATG CATTCGTTACAGAACCAATCGTCAAAGTGCCAGTTGAACTTGGAAGAACTTCCat GCCTATGTTTTTACCAGATCCAAAGGATGGCTCTTTATACGTGTTTGGAACAGAAACCGAAGCTTTAAAAAAACTACCATTCACCATTCCACAACTTGTGGCAAATAGTCCTTGTCGAAGTAGCgatggaatattatataccggtagaaaaattgatacttGGTTCGGCATCGATCCTAGAACCGGTCAAAGAGAACAACTTCTAGGATtcgataaagttaaaaatacttGCCCCGTAGAAATGCAAAATGCTGTTTTCATGGGACGTACAGAATACAGTATTATTATGGTGGATAGTAAACAGAAGAATCGAAAATGGAACGTtacattttatgattattcggCTACAAAGATGGAACCTGaaggaatagaaaattatg ATCTAGTTCATTTCGCGACGAGTTCAACGGGACGAATTGTCACCGTAGATAGAAAATTGGGAATTATTTTATGGGAATTAGATGTACAAAGTCCCGTGATAGCAGTATACATCGTAAGAGAAGATGGATTGTTAACAGTTCCCTTTACCAGCGTTGCAGATGAAACTTTAAATCTCATCTTAAAACGTTTTGCGAACAAACCGAGcgatattcaattatt CCCAACATTATATATCGGCCAACACAGACACGGATTGTACGCTTTACCATCTCTCGTTGATTTAACAACAGCtactatatcaaataatattggtCAATTATTGCTCGAAGGTCCATTATCAGTTCCACAATtaggaaaaaatgataatggaAATGTACCCTTGTCCGATACGTATAACAATGAATATCAGGCAGTTATAACGTTag gtCATTATGAAATACCAgctgaatataaattacaagaatCACAACCACTTCAAATTACCGGTCGATCCGATCCTGTGATCGAAACATTACCTTTACGATATTCAAATTCTACAAAACAATCATTATTCAGTTTACAAGATGACGAGAAATCTAACAACGATACAAATAACGAATCGTGGCGTGAATTTATGCAGAATGTTTATACAATGGGCAAAAATTGGTTCAGTCAACAGGAAAAcaaaggattaaaattaacattaatcgTACTATTAGGATGCATATTAGTAATGTTTTGGTATTTAAACGCACAATTCAAGGAATTTCAACAATTGTCTCAG GGTTCCCGAGAAAATAACAGTACCAGTGATTATTATGGAACACGATCGAACGCCCTTGTAGTTCCAGAAGATATGGGCGAAGGAGTAGTAAAGGTTGGAAAGATAACTTTCGATACCGGACAAGTTTTGGGTAAAGGATGCGAGGGAACTTTCGTTTATAG AGGTAATTTTGATGGACGATCCGTAGCTGTAAAGCGTTTGTTACCAGATTGTTTTACATTTGCCGATCGAGAAGTAGCGTTACTCAGAGAATCGGATGCGCACGCAAACGTTGTGCGATATTTTTGTACCGAGCAAGATAGAATGTTTAGATATATCGCATTAGAATTAGCCGAAGCAACTTTACAAGATTACGTGGCAGGAaagtacgataaaaaaaaaatatcggcaAAAAGTATTCTACGACAAGCTACGTCAGGATTAGCTCATCTACATCTTCTTGACATCG tgcACAGGGATATAAAACCGCACAATGTGTTATTATCAACTCCGGGACCTCGTGGAGAAGTAAGAGCTATGATATCGGATTTTGGATTATGCAAAAAACTTCAATTGGGTCGCGTATCTTTTTCACGTAGATCAGGCGTAACAGGAACGGATGGTTGGATCGCGCCGGAAATGTTAAATGGAAATAGAACGACTTGCGCTGtggatattttttctcttggttgcgttttttattatgttcttTCTAATGGAAAACATCCATTTGGAGATCCATTACGGCGACAAGCTAACATTCTTT GCGGGGAAAATGACTTAACAGCTCTGCACGATGAAATTTCCCAAAATGACAAAGAGTTGGCGTTAATACTTATAAAAGCAATGATCGCAAACAATCCATCGGAACGACCTCCGGTTATGGCTGTTCATGATCATCCAATATTTTGGGAACCTGCTAAAATCCTTGGATTTTTTcag GATGTGAGCGATCGAgtagaaaaagaggaaacgagCAGTCCGGCATTACTCGCATTAGAATTTGAATGCAATCGTGTGGTGCAAGGAGATTGGAGATTGCTCATCGATGTAGAAGTTGCAACCGATCTTCGAAAATACAGAAGTTACAGAGGTGAAAGTGTTAGAGATCTGCTGAGAGCATTGCGAAACAAg AAGCATCATTACAGAGAATTGAGTCAGCAAGCTCAAGAAAGTCTTGGATATATTCCTGACAAGTTCACCGAATATTGGCTTTCTAGATTTCCCTCTTTGCTTTCGCACGTTTGGTGCGCTATGCAAACTTTCCGCAACGAGCCAACATTAAGAGATTATTATCATGCCGATTACACATTTGCAATTATCAGCGAAGGAGAATCTTTACAGATTAAAAGTACGCAtccatcaaattatatttcttgcaAAGTTCAAGATAATATCGATTGGAGTCCAAATAGGACGAGATACCGaagtcaaagaaaaaaatacgagaaaaaaaaacttgatattCCAATCGCTTGGACCTTACCTTCGAATTAG
- the LOC408501 gene encoding serine/threonine-protein kinase/endoribonuclease IRE1 isoform X3, which translates to MMVLLLEPIVKVPVELGRTSMPMFLPDPKDGSLYVFGTETEALKKLPFTIPQLVANSPCRSSDGILYTGRKIDTWFGIDPRTGQREQLLGFDKVKNTCPVEMQNAVFMGRTEYSIIMVDSKQKNRKWNVTFYDYSATKMEPEGIENYDLVHFATSSTGRIVTVDRKLGIILWELDVQSPVIAVYIVREDGLLTVPFTSVADETLNLILKRFANKPSDIQLFPTLYIGQHRHGLYALPSLVDLTTATISNNIGQLLLEGPLSVPQLGKNDNGNVPLSDTYNNEYQAVITLGHYEIPAEYKLQESQPLQITGRSDPVIETLPLRYSNSTKQSLFSLQDDEKSNNDTNNESWREFMQNVYTMGKNWFSQQENKGLKLTLIVLLGCILVMFWYLNAQFKEFQQLSQGSRENNSTSDYYGTRSNALVVPEDMGEGVVKVGKITFDTGQVLGKGCEGTFVYRGNFDGRSVAVKRLLPDCFTFADREVALLRESDAHANVVRYFCTEQDRMFRYIALELAEATLQDYVAGKYDKKKISAKSILRQATSGLAHLHLLDIVHRDIKPHNVLLSTPGPRGEVRAMISDFGLCKKLQLGRVSFSRRSGVTGTDGWIAPEMLNGNRTTCAVDIFSLGCVFYYVLSNGKHPFGDPLRRQANILCGENDLTALHDEISQNDKELALILIKAMIANNPSERPPVMAVHDHPIFWEPAKILGFFQDVSDRVEKEETSSPALLALEFECNRVVQGDWRLLIDVEVATDLRKYRSYRGESVRDLLRALRNKKHHYRELSQQAQESLGYIPDKFTEYWLSRFPSLLSHVWCAMQTFRNEPTLRDYYHADYTFAIISEGESLQIKSTHPSNYISCKVQDNIDWSPNRTRYRSQRKKYEKKKLDIPIAWTLPSN; encoded by the exons ATGATGGTATTGTTACTag AACCAATCGTCAAAGTGCCAGTTGAACTTGGAAGAACTTCCat GCCTATGTTTTTACCAGATCCAAAGGATGGCTCTTTATACGTGTTTGGAACAGAAACCGAAGCTTTAAAAAAACTACCATTCACCATTCCACAACTTGTGGCAAATAGTCCTTGTCGAAGTAGCgatggaatattatataccggtagaaaaattgatacttGGTTCGGCATCGATCCTAGAACCGGTCAAAGAGAACAACTTCTAGGATtcgataaagttaaaaatacttGCCCCGTAGAAATGCAAAATGCTGTTTTCATGGGACGTACAGAATACAGTATTATTATGGTGGATAGTAAACAGAAGAATCGAAAATGGAACGTtacattttatgattattcggCTACAAAGATGGAACCTGaaggaatagaaaattatg ATCTAGTTCATTTCGCGACGAGTTCAACGGGACGAATTGTCACCGTAGATAGAAAATTGGGAATTATTTTATGGGAATTAGATGTACAAAGTCCCGTGATAGCAGTATACATCGTAAGAGAAGATGGATTGTTAACAGTTCCCTTTACCAGCGTTGCAGATGAAACTTTAAATCTCATCTTAAAACGTTTTGCGAACAAACCGAGcgatattcaattatt CCCAACATTATATATCGGCCAACACAGACACGGATTGTACGCTTTACCATCTCTCGTTGATTTAACAACAGCtactatatcaaataatattggtCAATTATTGCTCGAAGGTCCATTATCAGTTCCACAATtaggaaaaaatgataatggaAATGTACCCTTGTCCGATACGTATAACAATGAATATCAGGCAGTTATAACGTTag gtCATTATGAAATACCAgctgaatataaattacaagaatCACAACCACTTCAAATTACCGGTCGATCCGATCCTGTGATCGAAACATTACCTTTACGATATTCAAATTCTACAAAACAATCATTATTCAGTTTACAAGATGACGAGAAATCTAACAACGATACAAATAACGAATCGTGGCGTGAATTTATGCAGAATGTTTATACAATGGGCAAAAATTGGTTCAGTCAACAGGAAAAcaaaggattaaaattaacattaatcgTACTATTAGGATGCATATTAGTAATGTTTTGGTATTTAAACGCACAATTCAAGGAATTTCAACAATTGTCTCAG GGTTCCCGAGAAAATAACAGTACCAGTGATTATTATGGAACACGATCGAACGCCCTTGTAGTTCCAGAAGATATGGGCGAAGGAGTAGTAAAGGTTGGAAAGATAACTTTCGATACCGGACAAGTTTTGGGTAAAGGATGCGAGGGAACTTTCGTTTATAG AGGTAATTTTGATGGACGATCCGTAGCTGTAAAGCGTTTGTTACCAGATTGTTTTACATTTGCCGATCGAGAAGTAGCGTTACTCAGAGAATCGGATGCGCACGCAAACGTTGTGCGATATTTTTGTACCGAGCAAGATAGAATGTTTAGATATATCGCATTAGAATTAGCCGAAGCAACTTTACAAGATTACGTGGCAGGAaagtacgataaaaaaaaaatatcggcaAAAAGTATTCTACGACAAGCTACGTCAGGATTAGCTCATCTACATCTTCTTGACATCG tgcACAGGGATATAAAACCGCACAATGTGTTATTATCAACTCCGGGACCTCGTGGAGAAGTAAGAGCTATGATATCGGATTTTGGATTATGCAAAAAACTTCAATTGGGTCGCGTATCTTTTTCACGTAGATCAGGCGTAACAGGAACGGATGGTTGGATCGCGCCGGAAATGTTAAATGGAAATAGAACGACTTGCGCTGtggatattttttctcttggttgcgttttttattatgttcttTCTAATGGAAAACATCCATTTGGAGATCCATTACGGCGACAAGCTAACATTCTTT GCGGGGAAAATGACTTAACAGCTCTGCACGATGAAATTTCCCAAAATGACAAAGAGTTGGCGTTAATACTTATAAAAGCAATGATCGCAAACAATCCATCGGAACGACCTCCGGTTATGGCTGTTCATGATCATCCAATATTTTGGGAACCTGCTAAAATCCTTGGATTTTTTcag GATGTGAGCGATCGAgtagaaaaagaggaaacgagCAGTCCGGCATTACTCGCATTAGAATTTGAATGCAATCGTGTGGTGCAAGGAGATTGGAGATTGCTCATCGATGTAGAAGTTGCAACCGATCTTCGAAAATACAGAAGTTACAGAGGTGAAAGTGTTAGAGATCTGCTGAGAGCATTGCGAAACAAg AAGCATCATTACAGAGAATTGAGTCAGCAAGCTCAAGAAAGTCTTGGATATATTCCTGACAAGTTCACCGAATATTGGCTTTCTAGATTTCCCTCTTTGCTTTCGCACGTTTGGTGCGCTATGCAAACTTTCCGCAACGAGCCAACATTAAGAGATTATTATCATGCCGATTACACATTTGCAATTATCAGCGAAGGAGAATCTTTACAGATTAAAAGTACGCAtccatcaaattatatttcttgcaAAGTTCAAGATAATATCGATTGGAGTCCAAATAGGACGAGATACCGaagtcaaagaaaaaaatacgagaaaaaaaaacttgatattCCAATCGCTTGGACCTTACCTTCGAATTAG
- the LOC408501 gene encoding serine/threonine-protein kinase/endoribonuclease IRE1 isoform X2 gives MRFKLVLIFLTIKLFNIHICDQTERSWQPDYFKSSERQYKQKRDTELISEQDDPLLIFSTLDGSLIGIKQRSGNILWRQNDEPIVKVPVELGRTSMPMFLPDPKDGSLYVFGTETEALKKLPFTIPQLVANSPCRSSDGILYTGRKIDTWFGIDPRTGQREQLLGFDKVKNTCPVEMQNAVFMGRTEYSIIMVDSKQKNRKWNVTFYDYSATKMEPEGIENYDLVHFATSSTGRIVTVDRKLGIILWELDVQSPVIAVYIVREDGLLTVPFTSVADETLNLILKRFANKPSDIQLFPTLYIGQHRHGLYALPSLVDLTTATISNNIGQLLLEGPLSVPQLGKNDNGNVPLSDTYNNEYQAVITLGHYEIPAEYKLQESQPLQITGRSDPVIETLPLRYSNSTKQSLFSLQDDEKSNNDTNNESWREFMQNVYTMGKNWFSQQENKGLKLTLIVLLGCILVMFWYLNAQFKEFQQLSQGSRENNSTSDYYGTRSNALVVPEDMGEGVVKVGKITFDTGQVLGKGCEGTFVYRGNFDGRSVAVKRLLPDCFTFADREVALLRESDAHANVVRYFCTEQDRMFRYIALELAEATLQDYVAGKYDKKKISAKSILRQATSGLAHLHLLDIVHRDIKPHNVLLSTPGPRGEVRAMISDFGLCKKLQLGRVSFSRRSGVTGTDGWIAPEMLNGNRTTCAVDIFSLGCVFYYVLSNGKHPFGDPLRRQANILCGENDLTALHDEISQNDKELALILIKAMIANNPSERPPVMAVHDHPIFWEPAKILGFFQDVSDRVEKEETSSPALLALEFECNRVVQGDWRLLIDVEVATDLRKYRSYRGESVRDLLRALRNKKHHYRELSQQAQESLGYIPDKFTEYWLSRFPSLLSHVWCAMQTFRNEPTLRDYYHADYTFAIISEGESLQIKSTHPSNYISCKVQDNIDWSPNRTRYRSQRKKYEKKKLDIPIAWTLPSN, from the exons atgcGATTCAagcttgtattaatttttctgacgattaaattgtttaatattcacATTTGTGATCAAACTGAAAGATCATGGCAAccagattattttaaatcttctgaGAGACAG TATAAACAAAAAAGGGATACGGAATTAATATCGGAACAAGATGATCCActcttaatattttctacattaGATGGTTCTTTGATCGGTATAAAACAACGTTCTGGAAATATACTTTGGCGACAAAATGATG AACCAATCGTCAAAGTGCCAGTTGAACTTGGAAGAACTTCCat GCCTATGTTTTTACCAGATCCAAAGGATGGCTCTTTATACGTGTTTGGAACAGAAACCGAAGCTTTAAAAAAACTACCATTCACCATTCCACAACTTGTGGCAAATAGTCCTTGTCGAAGTAGCgatggaatattatataccggtagaaaaattgatacttGGTTCGGCATCGATCCTAGAACCGGTCAAAGAGAACAACTTCTAGGATtcgataaagttaaaaatacttGCCCCGTAGAAATGCAAAATGCTGTTTTCATGGGACGTACAGAATACAGTATTATTATGGTGGATAGTAAACAGAAGAATCGAAAATGGAACGTtacattttatgattattcggCTACAAAGATGGAACCTGaaggaatagaaaattatg ATCTAGTTCATTTCGCGACGAGTTCAACGGGACGAATTGTCACCGTAGATAGAAAATTGGGAATTATTTTATGGGAATTAGATGTACAAAGTCCCGTGATAGCAGTATACATCGTAAGAGAAGATGGATTGTTAACAGTTCCCTTTACCAGCGTTGCAGATGAAACTTTAAATCTCATCTTAAAACGTTTTGCGAACAAACCGAGcgatattcaattatt CCCAACATTATATATCGGCCAACACAGACACGGATTGTACGCTTTACCATCTCTCGTTGATTTAACAACAGCtactatatcaaataatattggtCAATTATTGCTCGAAGGTCCATTATCAGTTCCACAATtaggaaaaaatgataatggaAATGTACCCTTGTCCGATACGTATAACAATGAATATCAGGCAGTTATAACGTTag gtCATTATGAAATACCAgctgaatataaattacaagaatCACAACCACTTCAAATTACCGGTCGATCCGATCCTGTGATCGAAACATTACCTTTACGATATTCAAATTCTACAAAACAATCATTATTCAGTTTACAAGATGACGAGAAATCTAACAACGATACAAATAACGAATCGTGGCGTGAATTTATGCAGAATGTTTATACAATGGGCAAAAATTGGTTCAGTCAACAGGAAAAcaaaggattaaaattaacattaatcgTACTATTAGGATGCATATTAGTAATGTTTTGGTATTTAAACGCACAATTCAAGGAATTTCAACAATTGTCTCAG GGTTCCCGAGAAAATAACAGTACCAGTGATTATTATGGAACACGATCGAACGCCCTTGTAGTTCCAGAAGATATGGGCGAAGGAGTAGTAAAGGTTGGAAAGATAACTTTCGATACCGGACAAGTTTTGGGTAAAGGATGCGAGGGAACTTTCGTTTATAG AGGTAATTTTGATGGACGATCCGTAGCTGTAAAGCGTTTGTTACCAGATTGTTTTACATTTGCCGATCGAGAAGTAGCGTTACTCAGAGAATCGGATGCGCACGCAAACGTTGTGCGATATTTTTGTACCGAGCAAGATAGAATGTTTAGATATATCGCATTAGAATTAGCCGAAGCAACTTTACAAGATTACGTGGCAGGAaagtacgataaaaaaaaaatatcggcaAAAAGTATTCTACGACAAGCTACGTCAGGATTAGCTCATCTACATCTTCTTGACATCG tgcACAGGGATATAAAACCGCACAATGTGTTATTATCAACTCCGGGACCTCGTGGAGAAGTAAGAGCTATGATATCGGATTTTGGATTATGCAAAAAACTTCAATTGGGTCGCGTATCTTTTTCACGTAGATCAGGCGTAACAGGAACGGATGGTTGGATCGCGCCGGAAATGTTAAATGGAAATAGAACGACTTGCGCTGtggatattttttctcttggttgcgttttttattatgttcttTCTAATGGAAAACATCCATTTGGAGATCCATTACGGCGACAAGCTAACATTCTTT GCGGGGAAAATGACTTAACAGCTCTGCACGATGAAATTTCCCAAAATGACAAAGAGTTGGCGTTAATACTTATAAAAGCAATGATCGCAAACAATCCATCGGAACGACCTCCGGTTATGGCTGTTCATGATCATCCAATATTTTGGGAACCTGCTAAAATCCTTGGATTTTTTcag GATGTGAGCGATCGAgtagaaaaagaggaaacgagCAGTCCGGCATTACTCGCATTAGAATTTGAATGCAATCGTGTGGTGCAAGGAGATTGGAGATTGCTCATCGATGTAGAAGTTGCAACCGATCTTCGAAAATACAGAAGTTACAGAGGTGAAAGTGTTAGAGATCTGCTGAGAGCATTGCGAAACAAg AAGCATCATTACAGAGAATTGAGTCAGCAAGCTCAAGAAAGTCTTGGATATATTCCTGACAAGTTCACCGAATATTGGCTTTCTAGATTTCCCTCTTTGCTTTCGCACGTTTGGTGCGCTATGCAAACTTTCCGCAACGAGCCAACATTAAGAGATTATTATCATGCCGATTACACATTTGCAATTATCAGCGAAGGAGAATCTTTACAGATTAAAAGTACGCAtccatcaaattatatttcttgcaAAGTTCAAGATAATATCGATTGGAGTCCAAATAGGACGAGATACCGaagtcaaagaaaaaaatacgagaaaaaaaaacttgatattCCAATCGCTTGGACCTTACCTTCGAATTAG